A genomic window from Streptomyces mirabilis includes:
- the nrtL gene encoding ArgS-related anticodon-binding protein NrtL — protein sequence MTPVELSRTVLRAVRRAVDEGELSVVVPVRAVVTPPGPGGCGDYATNIALQLARPAGRPARQVAEILRPHLTRSEGVADVAITGPGFLNIRLGGGAGASLVREIQRRSDAYGHGDILAGQIVPLRIPYDIRAEVVADTLVRIVATQGGRAEVRHIHIHPSCAEPAGTDPSQAKTHGNDPSPAEPPRTNAPQVDPARPHRLHRPRPQITTLRPTPAPEDPTPLGPDAARWALLHPASHDRPRISADHLLQRESNPLFRVRYAHARTRALTRNAAALGCTGDPGDVPEDVSGGGELVGALAGYPAVLTQAALHRAPDRLARHLVTTADALLAFQHTVLPLGDEKPSAAHRARLALAEAAGTVLAGGLSLLGISAPDYL from the coding sequence GTGACCCCCGTCGAGCTCTCCCGTACCGTGCTGCGCGCGGTGCGTCGTGCCGTGGACGAGGGTGAGCTGAGCGTGGTCGTGCCGGTGCGGGCGGTGGTGACGCCGCCGGGGCCGGGTGGGTGTGGGGACTACGCCACGAACATCGCGTTGCAGTTGGCGCGGCCCGCCGGGAGGCCGGCTCGGCAGGTCGCGGAGATCCTGCGGCCCCACCTCACCCGCAGCGAAGGTGTCGCCGACGTCGCGATCACCGGGCCGGGGTTCCTCAACATTCGGCTGGGGGGTGGCGCGGGCGCCTCACTCGTACGGGAGATCCAGCGCCGAAGTGACGCCTATGGGCACGGCGACATCCTCGCCGGGCAGATCGTCCCGCTCCGGATCCCGTACGACATCAGGGCCGAAGTCGTCGCCGACACGCTCGTACGGATCGTGGCCACCCAAGGCGGCCGTGCGGAGGTGCGCCACATCCATATCCATCCCTCGTGCGCCGAGCCCGCCGGCACCGACCCCTCGCAGGCCAAGACACACGGCAATGACCCCTCGCCCGCCGAGCCCCCCCGCACCAACGCGCCGCAGGTCGATCCCGCGCGCCCCCACCGTCTCCACCGCCCGCGCCCCCAGATCACAACCCTGCGCCCCACCCCCGCCCCGGAAGACCCCACCCCCCTCGGCCCCGACGCCGCCCGGTGGGCCCTGCTGCACCCCGCGTCCCACGACCGGCCGCGGATCAGTGCCGATCACCTGCTGCAGCGGGAGAGCAACCCCCTCTTCCGGGTCCGGTACGCCCACGCCCGCACCCGGGCCCTCACCCGCAACGCCGCCGCGCTCGGCTGCACCGGCGACCCCGGTGACGTACCCGAAGACGTATCCGGCGGCGGCGAGCTCGTCGGGGCGCTCGCCGGGTATCCGGCCGTGCTGACGCAGGCGGCCCTGCACCGCGCGCCCGACCGGCTCGCCCGGCACCTCGTCACCACCGCCGACGCCCTCCTCGCCTTCCAGCACACCGTGCTGCCGCTCGGCGACGAGAAACCCTCGGCCGCCCACCGCGCCCGGCTCGCGCTCGCCGAAGCCGCCGGGACGGTGCTGGCCGGCGGCCTGTCCCTGCTCGGCATCAGCGCCCCTGACTATCTGTGA
- the lysA gene encoding diaminopimelate decarboxylase: MSRSAHPAGPRHADVLTEGHYSAPPADLNALDPKVWAHTVSRTDDGVVSVGGMEVTRLAEEFGTPAYFLDETDFRERARAWRTAFGHDADVFYAGKAFLSRAVVRWLHEEGLNLDVCSGGELATALSAGMPADRIAFHGNNKSEEEITTAIVSGVGRIVLDSFQEIVRVAHIARSLGKRQRVQIRVTVGVEAHTHEFIATAHEDQKFGIALADGEAAEAVRRALALDGLELVGIHSHIGSQIFDMAGFEVAARRVVSLLAAVRDEHGVELPEIDLGGGLGIAYTSDDDPREPHEIAKALGEIVTRECEAAKLRTPRISVEPGRAIVGPTAFTLYEVGTIKPLDGLRTYVSVDGGMSDNIRTALYDAEYSVALVSRTSDAEPMLVRVVGKHCESGDIVVKDAFLPSDLAPGDLIAVPATGAYCRSMASNYNHALRPPVVAVRDGEARVIVRRETEEDLLRLDVG, translated from the coding sequence ATGAGCCGTTCCGCACACCCCGCCGGGCCCCGTCACGCCGATGTCCTCACCGAGGGCCATTACAGCGCCCCGCCCGCCGACCTCAACGCCCTCGACCCCAAGGTCTGGGCGCACACCGTCAGCCGTACGGACGACGGAGTCGTCAGCGTCGGTGGGATGGAAGTGACCAGGCTCGCCGAAGAGTTCGGCACCCCCGCCTACTTCCTCGACGAGACCGACTTCCGCGAGCGCGCCCGTGCCTGGCGGACCGCCTTCGGGCACGACGCCGACGTCTTCTACGCCGGGAAGGCCTTCCTCTCGCGCGCCGTCGTGCGGTGGCTGCACGAGGAGGGGCTCAACCTCGACGTGTGCTCCGGCGGTGAGCTCGCCACCGCCCTCTCCGCCGGGATGCCCGCCGACCGCATCGCCTTCCACGGCAACAACAAGTCCGAGGAAGAGATCACCACCGCCATCGTGAGCGGGGTCGGGCGGATCGTTCTCGACTCCTTCCAGGAGATCGTCCGCGTCGCCCACATCGCGCGGTCCCTCGGCAAGCGGCAGCGGGTGCAGATCCGCGTGACCGTGGGGGTCGAGGCGCACACCCACGAGTTCATCGCCACCGCCCACGAGGACCAGAAGTTCGGGATCGCGCTGGCCGACGGGGAGGCCGCGGAGGCGGTACGGCGGGCGCTCGCGCTCGACGGGCTCGAGCTCGTGGGCATCCACTCGCACATCGGTTCGCAGATCTTCGACATGGCCGGGTTCGAGGTCGCCGCCCGGCGGGTGGTGTCGCTGCTGGCCGCCGTTCGTGACGAGCACGGGGTCGAGCTGCCCGAGATCGACCTCGGTGGTGGTCTCGGCATCGCGTACACGAGTGACGACGATCCCCGCGAGCCGCACGAGATCGCGAAGGCGCTGGGCGAGATCGTCACGCGGGAGTGCGAGGCCGCGAAGCTGCGGACACCTCGGATCTCGGTCGAGCCGGGGCGGGCCATCGTCGGGCCCACCGCCTTCACGCTCTACGAGGTCGGCACCATCAAGCCGCTCGATGGGCTGCGGACGTACGTCTCCGTCGACGGGGGCATGTCCGACAACATCCGGACCGCGCTGTACGACGCCGAGTACAGCGTCGCCCTCGTCTCGCGCACCTCCGACGCCGAGCCCATGCTCGTCCGTGTCGTCGGCAAGCACTGTGAGAGTGGCGACATCGTGGTCAAGGACGCCTTCCTGCCCTCCGACCTGGCCCCCGGCGACCTCATCGCCGTACCCGCCACGGGTGCCTACTGCCGGTCCATGGCCAGCAACTACAACCACGCCCTGCGCCCGCCGGTCGTCGCCGTGCGCGACGGCGAGGCCCGGGT